In the genome of Anabrus simplex isolate iqAnaSimp1 chromosome 6, ASM4041472v1, whole genome shotgun sequence, one region contains:
- the LOC136876266 gene encoding venom allergen 3 isoform X1 → MGTTFLLLLVVLTLVHGEIDYCSVCDPPGIHTACMFPKSGPGSNCTKYTPSPLTPEEKELLLDIHNRLRSKVARGQGWVVNSTYDAQPKAADMRQLYWDDELELIAQRWADQCLPFYTTTPHDLCRDSPRFPVGQNIVTSAYSQPMPSDVEARTLDWYNEIKDFDPQWAGRFFQNPNPDPAKQTGHYTQLVWGWTHLLGCGRVIFEEEFEGIKWSIERIVCNYAPGGNFLNFPVYKIGEPCSKCPPGTQCSNKYTGLCARKSDVKKQKH, encoded by the exons GGTACTACCTTCCTTTTACTCTTGGTGGTACTAACTCTTGTACACGGAGAAATAGACTACTGCTCTGTGTGTGACCCTCCAGGGATCCACACGGCCTGCATGTTCCCCAAATCTGGACCTGGTAGCAACTGCACAAAATATACCCCATctccactcacccctgaagaaaaGGAACTGCTCCTCGATATCCACAACAGACTGCGCAGCAAG GTGGCCCGGGGACAAGGTTGGGTGGTGAACAGCACATACGACGCTCAGCCTAAGGCAGCAGACATGCGCCAGCTCTACTGGGATGACGAACTGGAGCTGATAGCCCAGCGTTGGGCGGACCAATGCCTGCCCTTCTACACAACTACACCGCACGACTTGTGCAGGGATTCTCCCCGCTTCCCCGTGGGTCAGAACATCGTCACCAGCGCTTACTCACAGCCTATGCCATCTGACGTCGAAGCCAG GACCTTGGACTGGTACAACGAGATCAAGGACTTCGATCCACAATGGGCTGGCAGATTCTTCCAGAACCCAAACCCAGACCCGGCTAAACAGACTGGTCACTACACCCAGCTGGTGTGGGGATGGACCCATCTGCTAGGGTGTGGTCGAGTAATCTTCGAGGAAGAGTTTGAAGGCATTAAGTGGTCTATAGAGAGGATAGTGTGTAACTACGCTCCTGGTGGCAACTTCCTGAATTTCCCAGTCTACAAGATCGGCGAACCCTGCTCCAAGTGTCCTCCAGGCACCCAATGCAGCAACAAATACACAGGCCTCTGTGCGCGTAAGTCTGACGTAAAGAAACAAAAGCACTAA
- the LOC136876266 gene encoding venom allergen 3 isoform X2 → MFPKSGPGSNCTKYTPSPLTPEEKELLLDIHNRLRSKVARGQGWVVNSTYDAQPKAADMRQLYWDDELELIAQRWADQCLPFYTTTPHDLCRDSPRFPVGQNIVTSAYSQPMPSDVEARTLDWYNEIKDFDPQWAGRFFQNPNPDPAKQTGHYTQLVWGWTHLLGCGRVIFEEEFEGIKWSIERIVCNYAPGGNFLNFPVYKIGEPCSKCPPGTQCSNKYTGLCARKSDVKKQKH, encoded by the exons ATGTTCCCCAAATCTGGACCTGGTAGCAACTGCACAAAATATACCCCATctccactcacccctgaagaaaaGGAACTGCTCCTCGATATCCACAACAGACTGCGCAGCAAG GTGGCCCGGGGACAAGGTTGGGTGGTGAACAGCACATACGACGCTCAGCCTAAGGCAGCAGACATGCGCCAGCTCTACTGGGATGACGAACTGGAGCTGATAGCCCAGCGTTGGGCGGACCAATGCCTGCCCTTCTACACAACTACACCGCACGACTTGTGCAGGGATTCTCCCCGCTTCCCCGTGGGTCAGAACATCGTCACCAGCGCTTACTCACAGCCTATGCCATCTGACGTCGAAGCCAG GACCTTGGACTGGTACAACGAGATCAAGGACTTCGATCCACAATGGGCTGGCAGATTCTTCCAGAACCCAAACCCAGACCCGGCTAAACAGACTGGTCACTACACCCAGCTGGTGTGGGGATGGACCCATCTGCTAGGGTGTGGTCGAGTAATCTTCGAGGAAGAGTTTGAAGGCATTAAGTGGTCTATAGAGAGGATAGTGTGTAACTACGCTCCTGGTGGCAACTTCCTGAATTTCCCAGTCTACAAGATCGGCGAACCCTGCTCCAAGTGTCCTCCAGGCACCCAATGCAGCAACAAATACACAGGCCTCTGTGCGCGTAAGTCTGACGTAAAGAAACAAAAGCACTAA